The sequence below is a genomic window from Coleofasciculus sp. FACHB-T130.
GCTGCCCCCGCTAAAATTTCGTAGGGAAGTAACTTGATTGTCATCATCATATTTGCCCTTTGAGAATTGATCCCAATTTGCTTTCCCCTATTTAAGTCTTGTTGAGGGAGAGAGTGTAGGTTAGTTTGAGCGCTCGTGAAACCCAACTCTAACAGCTTGTTGGGTTTCGTTCCCTCAAGCGCCACGTTGCTCAAGGGCAGAAACTCTACATTTCGTGCGGCTTCCCAACCTACTATGTCTGAAAGCAACTTAGTATGAGTTCCTAGCATTATGCAAGTCACGCAGGTTAGAAAATCCATAAAAGAATTCCTCTCAGGATTTTGGAATATAGCAAATTTGACTCAAAAGCTCATCAGAGGTTTCTAAATCCTATGGGGTTGTGCATTATTTTGAAAGATGAGAATTAAGCCACTTTACTAAATATATGCTCGGCTAAGCTTGAAGATGCTAAATGAGCGGCACAGCCACAGCGTAAAGGAAAAGATGAATTAATCAGCGAAGCATTAGCATTTAATGAATTTGAAAGAGTATTGAATCCAGGTAGAGTGTAAGATTCAGCTCCCCCATAGTTCACATTCCACCCAATATCTTTTAAAGAACCAATCGTTAATTGACTCAATAACTCTGAGCTTTTTTCAGCAATAGGTGACATTAATTCATTGTCAAAGACATTTTCATCCCAATGACCAAACACGCCTTTTTGAACGGGAACAGCAGTTTGTAAAAATGTACCTTTTAATTCTCCATAAGCCCACCCTGCATAGGTATTAGCACTATATGTCGCATCGGAGACATTAATGAAATCGCGTCCGTAATCTGACCAAAGTGTTCCAATTCCTAGAACGTGACCAAATTCATGGACCATCGTTTCTTGTAAGAAACTTGGATTGTTGTTGTATGTATTTGCCAAGCTTGTGTTAATCGTTGAAGCTCCTGATATCGTCATTTGATTACCAAAAGCATCGAAGGCTAAAGCTTTTGGCCCCGCGAAAGCAAGAAATTCATCTTCACCAAAAGTATCTCCCGTAACATCAATGGTTAGAATTTGGGAATCGCTAAAGGTGCTGTAAGGAATAATTTTTTCCCAAACTTTTGCAGCTTCTGTAATAGCATTGAGAGCTTCTGTACTCAAACTACCCAAGCCTTGACCAAAATTGACTTTGATTGAAAAACTGAGAGGATCGCTGGTAGCAGCAGTAAAGGTAGTCGCCACAGAATAGTTAGCAGTTTGGTTGTTATAGCTCATTACTTGCAAAAAGTAATTACCAGAACTCAGGAAACGACGGATTGATTCGTTGCTAGTCCCGCGCTCCCATTGCCAACCCAATACTTCACCTTGATCGATAATGCCGTTGTTATTGCTGTCTTGAATTAGTCGGACATCGGCATCACCACTCAATGCAGATAAATTAGCGGTAAAGATGCCAGATTGAGCAACATTAAAGCTGTAAAAGTCATCGCGATCGCTCGCATTGACTTGTTGGTTGTTTGAGAAAACCGCTGAAGTTTGATCTTTTGCGGTTCCTAGAGTATTACCGGGATCTAAAGGGTCTGGAATACTTGCGAT
It includes:
- a CDS encoding pre-peptidase C-terminal domain-containing protein — encoded protein: MLNGFKFSNERQFLSADFANFAPLEFDSKIAGIWSGFRGLGDLLQQRSLFKSSAIAAASTVSEVGGTIDTTDLKNPIRGGSLRDDYLLTGISAGEQVEVKLNSTEFDAYLQVVNASTGAVVTFNDDFEGLNSQVTFTAAQGIDYIVRSTTYEPDATGNYTLRSNLGVLKPASPISGNQSFSGAIANSDPSNPIREGSFYDGYVLGDLVAGQQVQVNLDSPSFNAYLQVVNAGTGAVVAENNDFSGTNSQLTFTVAEGIDYILQATTFQKGATGGYTLTTKIASIPDPLDPGNTLGTAKDQTSAVFSNNQQVNASDRDDFYSFNVAQSGIFTANLSALSGDADVRLIQDSNNNGIIDQGEVLGWQWERGTSNESIRRFLSSGNYFLQVMSYNNQTANYSVATTFTAATSDPLSFSIKVNFGQGLGSLSTEALNAITEAAKVWEKIIPYSTFSDSQILTIDVTGDTFGEDEFLAFAGPKALAFDAFGNQMTISGASTINTSLANTYNNNPSFLQETMVHEFGHVLGIGTLWSDYGRDFINVSDATYSANTYAGWAYGELKGTFLQTAVPVQKGVFGHWDENVFDNELMSPIAEKSSELLSQLTIGSLKDIGWNVNYGGAESYTLPGFNTLSNSLNANASLINSSFPLRCGCAAHLASSSLAEHIFSKVA